GTGCGGCTTGTAGAGTTCCTTGAGAAGCTGGTCGCCGCCGCCGAAATACATCCACGCCGAGAACATCGGGCTTTCCATGCCGAACGGCACCGCGCCGAACAGGGCGGAAGCGGGGAGCTTGCCGATCTCGTAGCCCATCCAGGTGTAGCCGGCTTCGACCTTGCCCTGGCTGACGGAATCGAACACCGCGAGCGCCGGGACCAGCTTGCCCGGTTCGAACACCTGCAGTTTGATGCGGCCGCCCGAGGCGCGGTCGAGCTGCTGCGCGACCCACGGCATGGTGTCGCCGAGCGCCACCAGGTTGGATCCGAACGCCATGGGGATGCCCCAGCGAACGGTATCGATTTCCTGAGCGTGGGCTATTCCGCCGGCATTCAGCGCCAAGGCAACCGTCGCCGCGGTAACGTATTTCTTCATCGAAAGCCTCCCGGTTGAAAGATTTATTTCAGGTCGCGACAGGCGTCGTCGCCGTCCAATCGCACGCGGTAGCGAGCCGCCGGAAGGGCACCGTAACATACGGCATCGACCGGCGAAAGGGTCTCGGAAGGGGGGTCAGAGCCGCAGCAAAAGCCCTTCGTGGGGGGCGACGACTCGGGTCTTGGAACGCAATTTCGCCAACTGGCTTTCCGCGGTTTCGAGCTTGGCGTCGATGGCGGTGTCCGATTGGTCGGGATCGTGGTGGAAGAGATAAAGGTTCTTGACCTTGGCGGCGTGGGCCAGCTTGACCACTTCGCCGATGCAGGAATGGCCCCAGCCGACCTTGCTCGCGTATTCCTGGTCGGTATAGGTGGTGTCGGTGATGAGCACATCAATCCCTTCGACAAACTTGGCGAGCTTGGCGACGTAGTGGGCGTTGTGATGCGGGTTGCCCTCGAGGAACAGTTCATTGTCGGTGACGTAGCCGATCGAGCGGCCGTTGTAGTCGATCCGGTAGCCGAGGCAGCGGCCGGGATGGCTGAGCAGCATGGTGCTGACCTTGATCCGGCCGAACATCAGCTCTTCCTCGTCGAGGTCGTGGAAATAGACCCGCGCGCCGAATTCCTGGAAGGTGATCGGGAAGTAGACGCCGTCCATCTGCGCGGAAATGATCTGGCGCATGGTGGTGTCGCCGTGGCGCGCGCCGAGGATCTCGAAATCGTTGCCCGGCAGGTAGAGAGGGACGAAGAAGGGAAGCGCGTTGATGTGGTCCCAATGCGGATGCGACAGGAAAATCTTGGCTTCGATACGGGTTCGCTTCTGCCTGAGCAGATGGTCGGACAGATTCTTGATGCCGGTTCCGGCGTCGAACACGAACAGCTGGTGGGTCGGAAATTCCAAAGTCACGCACGACGTGTTGCCGCCGTAGCGCAGGCTTTTTCCGCCGGCGACCGGCAGCGTTCCGCGTACGCCCCAGAAGGTGAGGTCGATCTTGTCCTCGACGATGCGCAACACCCGGGACATGAACGTCTCGGCCGAGATCGGCTTCT
The DNA window shown above is from Rhodospirillales bacterium and carries:
- a CDS encoding response regulator — protein: MAASRKKSSKSRRKSAAGTSAPGPLSVSRGPVAVQLAENEPFLANAIAQQGASRRLSFHVVDDDPIAAKMMTALIAQAGHTVKFSTSSLTALADILVQKPDVVIVDLMMPDVDGIELCAMLRAKPSTAAMKIVVVSAKTYEFDRKRALGTGADGFIQKPISAETFMSRVLRIVEDKIDLTFWGVRGTLPVAGGKSLRYGGNTSCVTLEFPTHQLFVFDAGTGIKNLSDHLLRQKRTRIEAKIFLSHPHWDHINALPFFVPLYLPGNDFEILGARHGDTTMRQIISAQMDGVYFPITFQEFGARVYFHDLDEEELMFGRIKVSTMLLSHPGRCLGYRIDYNGRSIGYVTDNELFLEGNPHHNAHYVAKLAKFVEGIDVLITDTTYTDQEYASKVGWGHSCIGEVVKLAHAAKVKNLYLFHHDPDQSDTAIDAKLETAESQLAKLRSKTRVVAPHEGLLLRL